In Methylacidiphilum infernorum V4, a single window of DNA contains:
- a CDS encoding efflux transporter outer membrane subunit, with the protein MIYLVIERSVKDRAFSSWILLILLGVTLFLCGCATLPKDTRISTPIEPPQIKQTLSTEFDPSSEKIVKKWPLNNWWEGFHSPEMNRIITIALGKNPDLKASLARIHQAWAVAAGARSRYLPSFYSTQFLFPVPFGVLQLPGSSFFGPFGDNSFFFWSVIPALANYHLDLWGEDKARVRAAIGMARATEAEFALSRLFLSTTLASRYIRLASAEEELELARSGQQIMQELLKLVQMRKKSGIENLLPVHTIEQRLQTVTQQVNSLERETKILRDEIARLAGQSPDWGKTILAKEPHFPKRFPLPQSLPLDLLGRRPDVAVSKWRAEALAHQVKVTKTAFYPNLDLVSLVGFETLNFATLFLNPALPLLYIAGPAWNLPIFTGGRLSAELVVAQEEYNIAVENYNSTLLSAFQQVADALAVWKETDKNLESQEQSTHAAKSNAELSARLFSAGINTKTDLLDLQYTLIQSQITLSGRTAEHLEAAVGLFLALGGGYDSIE; encoded by the coding sequence ATGATTTATCTTGTCATTGAAAGATCGGTAAAGGATAGAGCTTTTTCTTCATGGATTCTTTTAATCCTACTTGGGGTAACCCTATTTCTGTGCGGGTGTGCGACATTGCCTAAGGACACCCGCATATCCACACCCATAGAACCACCCCAAATCAAGCAAACCCTCTCCACGGAATTTGACCCTTCTTCTGAAAAGATCGTCAAAAAATGGCCCTTGAATAACTGGTGGGAAGGGTTTCACTCCCCCGAAATGAACCGGATTATCACTATAGCCCTGGGGAAAAACCCGGACTTGAAAGCCTCCTTGGCAAGAATCCACCAGGCGTGGGCAGTGGCTGCAGGGGCCCGGAGCCGCTACCTGCCCTCCTTTTATTCCACCCAGTTTCTTTTTCCCGTTCCCTTCGGAGTTCTTCAACTTCCGGGAAGCAGCTTTTTTGGTCCTTTTGGGGACAACAGCTTCTTTTTCTGGAGCGTGATTCCCGCCCTTGCCAACTACCATCTCGATCTGTGGGGAGAAGATAAAGCCCGAGTCCGGGCAGCCATTGGAATGGCCAGGGCAACAGAGGCCGAATTTGCCCTGTCCAGGCTCTTTTTAAGCACGACCTTGGCAAGTCGCTACATTCGATTGGCTTCGGCTGAAGAAGAGCTAGAGCTTGCCCGCAGCGGTCAACAGATCATGCAAGAACTCTTAAAGCTGGTGCAGATGAGAAAAAAGAGTGGTATTGAAAACCTCCTTCCCGTTCATACTATTGAACAGAGGTTGCAAACCGTCACCCAGCAAGTCAATAGCCTGGAAAGAGAGACAAAGATCCTTCGCGATGAAATTGCCAGGCTTGCAGGCCAAAGTCCCGATTGGGGTAAAACGATTTTGGCCAAAGAACCCCACTTTCCCAAAAGGTTTCCTTTACCCCAAAGCCTCCCCCTGGATCTCCTCGGAAGAAGACCTGACGTGGCTGTAAGTAAGTGGAGGGCCGAAGCCTTGGCCCACCAAGTTAAAGTGACCAAGACGGCATTCTATCCTAACCTTGACCTGGTCAGCTTAGTCGGTTTCGAAACCTTGAATTTCGCCACCCTATTTCTTAATCCCGCCTTGCCCCTTTTGTATATTGCCGGTCCTGCCTGGAACTTACCGATCTTTACCGGGGGAAGGCTCAGTGCCGAACTCGTCGTTGCCCAGGAAGAATACAATATCGCCGTCGAAAATTACAATAGCACCCTTCTATCGGCCTTTCAGCAAGTAGCCGATGCCTTAGCCGTCTGGAAGGAAACGGATAAAAACCTTGAATCCCAGGAGCAATCAACCCATGCCGCTAAATCCAACGCTGAACTTTCAGCCAGGCTTTTCTCGGCTGGGATCAATACGAAAACCGACCTGTTGGATTTGCAATATACATTGATCCAGTCTCAAATAACATTAAGCGGTAGAACGGCCGAACATTTAGAGGCTGCGGTCGGGCTTTTCTTAGCTTTAGGAGGAGGATATGACTCCATTGAATGA
- a CDS encoding efflux RND transporter periplasmic adaptor subunit: MTPLNESEEKREKRGSQWKKWVRLLNRSIVASTPPKYRRRVIRNRRLVLVSLAILFLGALYFLLWLFIFSRYVITNDAYVIGNLVPLKSQVSGVVTEVLYENTQLVHQGDVLVRLDRLDSRVALERAEANLGETVRRVEDLFFQVQVNRNRLLAEIARLDRLKHDLARYKSVVSYGAVSEQLVDDTEQQVRELEAQVNQDQASLNDAESQIFNTKIEDHPLVKQAASELKNAYLDYVRREVYAPVTGYIANRKVQPGDEVRPDTYLLSVVPLDYLWVEANYREREMKKIRPGQPVTITVDYYGRRLIYHGQVEGLHPGTGSAFALLPPENATGNYIHIVERVPVRIRLSSEELKKHPLRPGLSVIAVTHVGKKGEHILSSLVKFPKEKYEAHVYERELDGADQLIQKVIEANLYKNRLPQPLPLERKENHE, translated from the coding sequence ATGACTCCATTGAATGAATCCGAAGAAAAGAGAGAAAAGAGGGGCAGTCAATGGAAAAAATGGGTGAGGCTTTTAAACCGATCTATTGTTGCTTCCACTCCCCCCAAATACCGCAGGAGGGTCATTCGCAACAGGAGGCTTGTTCTTGTGTCTCTGGCCATCCTTTTTTTGGGGGCCCTTTATTTTCTTCTCTGGCTTTTTATCTTTAGCCGCTATGTCATTACCAACGATGCCTATGTTATAGGCAACCTCGTTCCCTTGAAGTCACAAGTCAGCGGGGTCGTGACCGAGGTTCTTTATGAAAACACCCAGCTCGTTCACCAGGGAGATGTCCTGGTGAGGTTAGATCGGCTGGATTCCCGTGTTGCCTTGGAACGAGCCGAAGCCAACCTGGGAGAAACGGTGAGAAGGGTAGAAGACCTTTTTTTCCAAGTTCAAGTGAACAGGAATCGGCTGCTTGCCGAAATAGCCAGGTTAGATAGGCTAAAACATGATCTGGCACGCTACAAAAGCGTTGTATCCTATGGAGCTGTTTCCGAACAACTGGTCGACGACACCGAACAACAAGTCAGGGAACTGGAAGCCCAAGTCAATCAAGACCAGGCTTCTTTAAACGACGCCGAATCACAAATATTCAACACCAAGATCGAAGATCATCCCCTCGTCAAGCAGGCGGCAAGCGAATTAAAAAATGCTTACCTTGATTATGTCCGTAGGGAAGTTTATGCTCCCGTTACAGGTTATATTGCCAACAGGAAAGTCCAACCCGGGGATGAAGTGCGTCCGGATACTTACCTGCTTTCTGTTGTTCCCCTCGACTACCTCTGGGTAGAAGCAAACTACAGGGAAAGAGAAATGAAAAAAATTCGTCCGGGCCAACCCGTTACCATAACCGTGGATTATTACGGAAGAAGGCTTATCTACCACGGTCAAGTCGAAGGATTGCATCCCGGAACGGGAAGCGCCTTTGCCCTGCTTCCTCCTGAAAATGCTACAGGCAACTACATTCATATCGTCGAAAGGGTCCCCGTAAGGATAAGGCTCTCCAGCGAAGAATTAAAAAAACATCCCCTCAGGCCCGGCCTTTCTGTTATAGCCGTCACCCATGTAGGCAAAAAAGGCGAGCATATTTTGAGTTCACTTGTCAAGTTTCCCAAAGAAAAATACGAGGCTCACGTTTATGAAAGGGAACTTGATGGAGCCGACCAGTTGATTCAAAAGGTCATTGAAGCCAACCTTTACAAAAACCGCCTGCCCCAACCCCTACCGTTAGAAAGAAAAGAAAATCATGAATAA
- a CDS encoding MFS transporter: MPLEPQKKVRPFFLILLQAVLSIEFLLGTYSPPAYATFNLYPAGDLGVSPSHASWISTIYFAGQAFGLFIGPWLDRALGRVRSLLWAICFFALFDFVVAVSTDYYLSLFYRLLLGISGGSTMTLCQLNLLDYYPINRWPFVSAYFGFLQVSVFGFGPVLGGFINENFGWRAYFLTSFSLHLFCGLIASWIMLFLPEKPPEHKREKVSFDWVGFMLLFFSALCFQTLVTRGQDEDWYNSTFIDLLFIFGTISLVYFIVWETGEKKPFVNVKLFLKPTFVVSVIVAPISFALVYGLFSTLVFNLQLLKSATNFSSFQAGLAMAPLLFFLPFLYPASVFLSPRMDPRLLASLLLAILGIFCYWTGYYDFFRKRAFFDQFFNQYVLLSQVLNGAYVGLIPPLNAMAIHRLSRKNQESAVNTGILLRTYFLTWGGGLLGTMVMEHRRDFQQTRLVESFSGQNPESMQLIDSLRGLGLTDLQIQSKLVEQAANHSVILALDDTYRLCSWIFFFMALLVWFPSLGKRNKEKFS; this comes from the coding sequence ATGCCTTTAGAACCCCAAAAGAAAGTCCGTCCCTTTTTTCTTATTCTATTACAAGCGGTGCTCAGTATCGAATTTCTCCTGGGAACTTATAGCCCTCCTGCTTACGCCACTTTTAACCTCTACCCGGCAGGAGATTTGGGAGTAAGTCCCAGTCACGCTTCCTGGATATCCACGATTTATTTTGCGGGTCAAGCTTTTGGTCTGTTTATAGGGCCATGGCTTGATCGGGCCTTAGGAAGGGTTAGATCCCTACTTTGGGCCATCTGCTTTTTTGCCCTTTTTGATTTTGTTGTTGCCGTAAGCACTGACTACTATCTATCTCTTTTCTATAGGCTTCTTTTGGGCATTTCAGGAGGAAGCACCATGACGCTATGCCAACTCAATCTCCTTGACTACTATCCCATCAACCGCTGGCCGTTTGTTAGCGCCTACTTCGGTTTTCTTCAGGTGTCTGTTTTCGGTTTCGGCCCCGTACTAGGAGGTTTCATCAATGAAAATTTCGGTTGGAGGGCCTATTTCCTTACGAGTTTTTCCCTGCATCTTTTCTGTGGGCTCATTGCAAGCTGGATTATGCTTTTTCTTCCTGAAAAACCTCCCGAGCATAAGAGAGAAAAAGTCTCCTTTGACTGGGTTGGATTTATGCTCCTTTTCTTTTCCGCCCTCTGTTTTCAAACCCTCGTCACTCGAGGCCAGGATGAAGACTGGTATAATTCCACTTTCATTGACCTCCTTTTTATTTTTGGGACCATTTCACTCGTCTACTTCATCGTATGGGAAACAGGCGAAAAAAAACCTTTTGTGAATGTCAAACTTTTTTTAAAACCAACCTTTGTCGTTTCCGTGATCGTGGCTCCTATCTCCTTTGCCCTCGTTTACGGGCTTTTTTCAACCCTGGTTTTTAACTTGCAACTTTTAAAAAGTGCGACCAATTTTTCCTCTTTCCAAGCGGGTTTAGCCATGGCCCCCCTCCTTTTTTTCCTGCCCTTTCTTTATCCCGCCTCCGTCTTCCTATCTCCTAGAATGGATCCTCGGCTGCTTGCTTCTCTTCTCTTAGCCATCCTGGGTATTTTTTGCTATTGGACCGGATACTACGATTTTTTTAGAAAAAGGGCTTTTTTTGACCAGTTTTTTAACCAATACGTCCTCCTGAGCCAGGTACTAAACGGGGCCTATGTAGGACTGATCCCTCCATTAAATGCGATGGCTATCCATAGACTATCCCGAAAAAACCAGGAATCGGCGGTCAATACAGGGATTCTTTTACGGACCTATTTTCTTACCTGGGGCGGGGGACTGCTAGGGACAATGGTCATGGAACACAGGAGAGATTTTCAACAGACAAGACTCGTCGAATCATTTTCCGGGCAAAACCCTGAAAGTATGCAGCTCATTGATTCCTTGAGAGGGCTAGGTCTTACGGATCTACAAATCCAATCCAAGCTTGTAGAACAAGCTGCCAACCATTCCGTTATCCTTGCTCTGGACGACACCTACCGGCTCTGCAGTTGGATATTTTTCTTTATGGCCCTGCTCGTTTGGTTCCCCTCGCTGGGAAAAAGGAATAAAGAAAAATTTTCTTAA
- a CDS encoding MFS transporter, with translation MNKPHAVASRRNLSQKFPFAFVLLHFVLAAEFLLAVYSSSSYAVMNRHAVGELGQSPSHATWTSTIFFVGRALGMFLSPWLSQAWGRVRSLLSAVVVLIVCNFILAYTGDFYLFLGMRLPLGLAAGAVMMLCQYVLMDFYPVNKWPFVTTLFGFLLMTTFGLGPTVGGLMQELHWNWRDYFTANFALHGLCLMFLWVFLGKREEKISHVHFDGVGFLLITLCFFSFQTLASRGQDEDWYNSLFINVLFFLGVVSLIFFFIWELAEKDPFFNVRLFLIPNFLIANLIGPLSFGALYGAFSILIGALQQVGYSSFLSTLALPPMLLVLPFLYPLSIYLSNRSDPRPIASFCFGLLALFCYMTSTYDFFNRRSFFVQSVLLSQIFLGGMVGILPPLNRICIEGLSPRHQQMAINCGILLRTFSFTVGSGLLGTLLEHRSVFQLRRLVETRSMFDPQVVEFLQKLRDLGLDSLQALKVYAETVIQRSYILAVDDTFRFCAVLYLIITFWIWATKIKKLRKESS, from the coding sequence ATGAATAAACCTCATGCGGTGGCTTCACGGAGAAATTTGTCGCAAAAGTTTCCTTTTGCCTTTGTCTTGCTGCATTTTGTCTTGGCTGCTGAATTTTTATTGGCGGTTTACAGCTCTTCAAGCTATGCGGTCATGAACAGGCATGCCGTGGGTGAACTGGGACAAAGTCCGAGTCATGCCACCTGGACTTCGACGATTTTCTTTGTAGGAAGGGCATTGGGCATGTTTCTAAGCCCATGGCTTTCCCAAGCATGGGGTAGGGTTCGGTCTCTTTTGAGTGCGGTCGTCGTTCTGATCGTGTGTAATTTTATCCTGGCCTATACGGGGGACTTTTACCTTTTCCTTGGCATGAGGTTGCCCTTGGGATTGGCTGCAGGAGCCGTAATGATGCTTTGTCAATACGTGCTCATGGATTTCTACCCAGTAAATAAATGGCCTTTTGTGACCACTCTCTTTGGGTTCCTGCTCATGACTACTTTTGGTTTGGGACCGACTGTTGGAGGTTTAATGCAGGAACTCCACTGGAACTGGAGAGATTATTTTACCGCCAATTTCGCATTGCATGGGCTGTGTTTAATGTTCCTCTGGGTTTTCCTCGGGAAAAGAGAGGAAAAAATCAGCCATGTTCATTTCGATGGGGTTGGTTTTTTATTGATCACCCTTTGTTTTTTTTCCTTTCAAACCCTTGCTTCCCGGGGGCAAGACGAAGACTGGTATAATTCTTTGTTTATAAATGTCCTTTTTTTCTTGGGCGTTGTTTCTTTGATCTTTTTTTTCATTTGGGAATTAGCAGAAAAAGATCCCTTTTTTAACGTGCGTCTTTTTTTGATTCCTAATTTCTTGATTGCAAACTTAATCGGCCCCCTTTCTTTTGGAGCTCTTTACGGAGCCTTTTCTATCCTCATTGGGGCTCTTCAACAAGTAGGTTACAGCTCTTTTCTTTCCACCTTAGCTCTGCCTCCGATGCTTTTGGTTCTTCCCTTTCTTTACCCTTTGTCTATCTACTTGTCGAATCGTTCCGATCCCAGGCCCATAGCAAGCTTTTGTTTTGGATTACTTGCCCTTTTTTGTTACATGACGAGCACCTACGATTTTTTTAACCGGCGGTCATTTTTTGTCCAATCCGTTTTGCTTTCCCAGATCTTTTTGGGAGGGATGGTGGGCATCCTTCCCCCCCTTAACCGCATCTGTATTGAAGGACTTTCGCCTCGCCATCAGCAAATGGCCATTAACTGCGGTATTCTTCTTAGAACTTTTTCTTTTACCGTGGGTTCTGGACTTCTGGGCACACTTCTTGAACACCGCAGCGTCTTTCAACTGCGCCGATTGGTAGAAACCCGCAGTATGTTCGATCCTCAAGTTGTAGAGTTCCTGCAAAAACTCAGGGATTTGGGACTGGATTCTTTGCAAGCATTAAAAGTCTATGCAGAGACAGTCATCCAACGAAGCTATATCCTGGCAGTGGATGATACCTTTCGGTTCTGTGCGGTTCTTTATTTAATCATAACCTTTTGGATATGGGCTACGAAAATTAAAAAATTAAGAAAGGAAAGCTCATGA
- the glcF gene encoding glycolate oxidase subunit GlcF, with protein sequence MDTRLEEKFKKEPLAIEARKLIKACVHCGYCNASCPTYQLLGDELDGPRGRIYLMKSFLEGRLSAEKVKMHLDRCLLCQGCETACPSSVEYGKLAILGKEIIEQSLKRSFLERLLFNFLLHGIADREKFYFFLRIFNLLRPLLPGALRRKLPPLSKEKVRLEKWARKGRVSQRRLILFKGCVEPVLYPSVLRAARHLFGRLDIDLVDIPKEGCCGALAYHLPNRKKAVAQAKKNIDLWIKPLQDGVEGIVVCSSACCQMIKEYGSLLKDDKEYGQKALKIASRTFDPVEILEKGDRRLFLLAPGLGAVAYHSPCTSQHGLKGQGRVEAFLKALNIKLSPIADSQMCCGSAGLYSLVQKDISQKILELKMKNLLGGNPSVILTANVGCRLQLEQLSPIPVLHWLEYVERLMQEDCCP encoded by the coding sequence ATGGACACGCGGTTGGAAGAAAAGTTTAAAAAAGAGCCTTTGGCCATCGAGGCTCGAAAGCTGATCAAGGCTTGTGTTCATTGCGGTTATTGCAATGCAAGCTGTCCTACCTACCAGCTTTTAGGTGATGAATTGGATGGACCCCGAGGCCGGATCTATTTAATGAAATCTTTCTTGGAAGGCAGGCTAAGTGCAGAAAAAGTAAAGATGCATTTAGACCGCTGCTTGCTTTGCCAAGGTTGTGAAACGGCCTGTCCTTCAAGCGTCGAATATGGAAAGCTCGCGATTTTAGGCAAAGAAATCATTGAACAGAGCCTAAAACGCTCCTTCTTGGAAAGGCTGCTTTTCAATTTTCTGCTCCATGGCATTGCCGATAGGGAGAAGTTTTATTTTTTTTTAAGGATCTTCAATCTCCTGCGACCCCTTTTGCCCGGTGCCTTACGCCGTAAGCTTCCCCCCCTTTCAAAAGAAAAGGTGCGCCTTGAAAAATGGGCGAGGAAGGGGAGGGTAAGTCAAAGACGGCTGATCCTGTTTAAAGGTTGTGTTGAACCCGTGCTTTATCCTTCCGTGTTGAGGGCTGCGCGACACCTTTTCGGCAGGCTTGATATCGATCTTGTGGATATACCCAAAGAAGGGTGTTGTGGAGCCTTGGCTTATCATTTACCCAATAGGAAAAAAGCGGTTGCCCAGGCAAAAAAGAATATCGATCTATGGATTAAGCCCCTGCAGGATGGGGTGGAAGGCATCGTGGTTTGTTCTTCTGCCTGCTGCCAAATGATTAAAGAGTATGGTTCATTGCTTAAGGATGACAAAGAATATGGACAGAAGGCTTTGAAAATAGCGAGCAGGACTTTCGATCCTGTTGAAATTTTGGAAAAAGGGGATAGGCGACTTTTTTTGTTAGCCCCCGGCCTTGGAGCGGTAGCCTATCACAGTCCCTGTACTTCCCAACATGGCTTGAAAGGGCAGGGGAGGGTCGAAGCTTTTTTAAAGGCGCTCAACATTAAGCTATCCCCTATTGCCGATAGCCAGATGTGTTGTGGTTCGGCAGGACTGTACTCTTTAGTTCAGAAAGACATTTCCCAGAAGATCCTTGAATTGAAAATGAAAAACCTCCTGGGTGGAAACCCGTCGGTTATCCTTACGGCTAACGTGGGGTGTCGGTTACAGTTAGAACAACTTTCTCCTATTCCTGTCCTGCACTGGTTGGAGTACGTAGAGCGATTAATGCAAGAGGACTGCTGCCCGTAA
- a CDS encoding phosphoketolase family protein gives MSAELENIDLYVEYWNAANYLSAAQFYLKENPLLRVPLKSEHLKPRIRGHWGSAPGLNLIYVQLNRLIQKTNSQFLFITGPGHCSSAILANLYLEGTYTEFYPEITQDIDGLTLFCRQFSSPGGVPSHVSAMTPGSIHEGGELGYSLLHAFGAAFDHPELIVAAVVSDGEAETGPLAASWQSINFLNPSRDGAVLPFFHVNDGKLSGPTLFGRMEDQDIALYFSGLGYEPFFVCGSDPYKVHTELAQVLDKAYLAIRQIQNEAKEKRLKGKPKWPIIIFRTPDGWTGPKEVDGVRIEGTYRSHRSPLMDVRENPEHLKILESWLKSYHPEKLFDEKGKLREDLQALAPKGTLRMGSNPYANGGGLLVDLALPDFTEYRVPVKQPGSSFSEPTHVLGKYIRDVMRRNPNNFRLFCPDETDSNRLSAVFEVTNRCFVSKTYPEDDHLSPDGRVMEILSEHCCQGWLEGYLLSGGHGLLVSYEAFAMILDSMASQHAKWLKLYREIPWRKPIASLNYLLSSHVWRQEYDGYTHQGPGFIDTLINKKGHVIRIYLPADTNTLLAVMDHCLRSRNYINLVIAEKQPSLDWLDMNEARAHCARGASLWSWASNDRGNPDIILGCAGDVPTLETVAASWLLQKHFPELKVRVVNVVDLMTLSPPAYHPHGMDDINFINLFSASQPVLFAFHGYPRMVHDLVHGRPNPGRFHVRGYQEEGTTTTSFDMVILNKMSRYNLAIDAIKYALKGIPHLRSKAEELIGFFEQKIVEHSTFVRTHLDDMPEIKNWTWSNPAAEQ, from the coding sequence ATGAGCGCTGAGCTGGAAAACATCGATCTCTACGTGGAGTATTGGAATGCGGCAAACTATCTTTCAGCAGCCCAATTTTATTTAAAAGAAAACCCCCTTTTGCGCGTCCCTTTAAAATCCGAACACCTTAAACCCCGGATCCGTGGACATTGGGGATCTGCTCCCGGTCTTAATCTCATTTACGTCCAGCTCAACCGGTTAATCCAGAAAACCAACTCCCAATTCCTTTTCATAACCGGTCCCGGCCATTGTTCATCGGCAATACTCGCCAATCTCTACCTGGAAGGGACCTATACGGAATTTTACCCGGAAATAACCCAGGATATCGATGGGCTTACCCTCTTTTGCAGGCAATTCTCGTCTCCTGGAGGGGTTCCCAGCCACGTGAGCGCGATGACACCCGGATCGATCCATGAAGGAGGGGAGTTGGGTTATTCTCTTCTGCACGCCTTTGGAGCGGCCTTTGATCATCCAGAGCTTATTGTTGCTGCAGTGGTAAGCGATGGGGAAGCGGAGACGGGACCCCTAGCCGCAAGCTGGCAATCGATCAATTTTCTGAATCCTTCCAGGGATGGAGCCGTCCTTCCCTTTTTCCACGTCAATGACGGTAAACTCTCGGGTCCAACCCTTTTTGGAAGGATGGAGGATCAAGATATAGCCCTCTATTTTTCCGGTTTAGGATACGAGCCTTTCTTTGTTTGCGGCAGTGATCCCTACAAGGTCCACACAGAGCTAGCCCAGGTTCTCGATAAAGCTTACTTGGCCATTCGACAAATCCAAAACGAAGCCAAGGAAAAGAGGCTGAAGGGTAAGCCCAAATGGCCCATCATCATATTCAGGACTCCCGACGGATGGACGGGACCAAAAGAAGTAGATGGAGTACGGATCGAAGGCACCTACCGTTCTCATAGGAGCCCGCTCATGGACGTGCGAGAAAATCCTGAACATTTAAAAATTCTCGAATCTTGGCTCAAAAGTTACCATCCTGAAAAGCTTTTTGATGAAAAAGGAAAGCTCAGAGAGGATCTGCAAGCCCTCGCCCCAAAAGGAACCCTTCGGATGGGATCAAATCCCTATGCTAATGGAGGTGGCTTGCTCGTAGACTTGGCGTTGCCCGATTTCACCGAATACAGGGTGCCCGTCAAGCAACCGGGGAGCTCCTTTTCTGAACCCACCCATGTCTTGGGAAAATACATTCGTGACGTGATGCGGAGAAATCCCAACAACTTCCGCCTATTTTGTCCCGATGAAACCGATTCCAACCGGCTCTCCGCGGTATTCGAGGTAACAAACCGCTGTTTTGTTTCCAAGACGTATCCAGAGGATGACCATCTTTCTCCAGATGGAAGAGTAATGGAAATTTTGAGTGAACACTGCTGTCAAGGATGGCTTGAGGGCTATCTGCTCAGCGGAGGACATGGCTTGTTAGTCTCTTACGAAGCTTTTGCCATGATCCTCGATTCCATGGCCAGCCAGCATGCCAAATGGCTAAAACTCTACCGAGAGATTCCTTGGAGAAAGCCCATAGCTTCCTTAAACTATCTTTTGTCTTCCCACGTTTGGCGGCAGGAATATGATGGTTATACTCACCAGGGACCGGGATTTATCGATACCCTGATCAACAAAAAGGGCCATGTAATCAGGATATATCTCCCTGCCGATACCAATACCCTGCTCGCCGTGATGGATCACTGCCTAAGAAGCAGAAACTATATTAACCTGGTCATCGCCGAAAAACAACCTTCCCTGGACTGGTTAGACATGAACGAGGCTCGGGCCCATTGCGCCCGGGGAGCTTCTCTATGGTCGTGGGCAAGCAATGACAGGGGCAATCCAGACATTATCCTCGGATGTGCCGGGGATGTCCCTACCCTCGAAACCGTTGCTGCTTCTTGGCTTTTGCAAAAGCATTTTCCCGAGCTCAAGGTAAGAGTCGTGAATGTCGTTGACCTCATGACCCTTTCTCCCCCAGCCTACCATCCCCATGGAATGGATGATATCAATTTCATTAATCTCTTTAGCGCTTCTCAACCCGTACTTTTCGCATTTCATGGGTATCCCCGGATGGTTCACGATCTTGTTCATGGAAGGCCCAATCCCGGCAGATTTCACGTTCGTGGCTACCAAGAAGAAGGGACAACCACTACATCTTTCGACATGGTTATATTAAACAAGATGAGTCGATACAATTTGGCTATTGACGCCATCAAGTATGCTCTCAAGGGGATTCCCCATCTTCGAAGCAAAGCCGAAGAATTAATCGGTTTCTTTGAACAGAAGATCGTCGAACACTCGACCTTTGTCCGGACGCATCTCGATGACATGCCCGAGATAAAAAATTGGACATGGTCTAACCCGGCGGCGGAGCAGTAG